The following is a genomic window from Pseudothermotoga thermarum DSM 5069.
TGCTTCTTGAATCAAAAACTGTGCGCTTTTTTCATCCTTTCCTTGAACCTTGTAACCACCGAACACGTTTATAGATTGAGGAGTTAAGCCTAAATGTCCCATAACTGGTATACCACATTTGACCAATCTTTCTACGAGTGGAGCGAAAAACGAACCGCCTTCAATTTTAACAGCGTTTGCACCTGCTTCCTTTAAAAATCTTCCTGCGTTCAGCACAGCTTCATCTGCAGAACATTGGTAAGACAAAAATGGCATGTCGGCAACTATGAATGCGTCTGGTGCTCCTCGTCTTACCGCTTGTACATGCCTTAGCATATCTTCCATTGTTACCGGCAGGGTGTCTTTGTAACCAAGGACGTTGTTGCCAACGGAATCCCCTACCAGAATTATATCCACTCCTGCTTCGTGGACAATTCTTGCAAATGGTGCATCGTAAGCAGTTATCATCACTATGGGCTCCTTACCCTTCATTGATATCAATTTTTGAAGTGTTATCATACAAAATCACCTCGCTTCAATTCAGAAAGAATTCTAACCATTGTGTCGTAAAACTGTGCAAAATCTGGAAATGAGTTGATAAAAATTTCTTTTTCAGCTTGCACCACTTTCCAGTCTCCTCTTGCCACTGGTCCTGTCAAAGCTTTGCGTACACCAAGTGTGGATATGTTGTGAACGGTGTTTTCCATCAAAGCTGGTATGATTTTATCGAAGTTTGGGATCTCATATTTTTCATAAAGCATTTTGGCTAAATAAGCAAGTCCCACAAGAAAGTTAGAGGCAATCACGGCAGCCAAATGATACGCTGGTTTGACATTCGGTGGAATTTTCACAAAACAATTTGAGACACTTTTTGCAATTTCTTCCGCTGCTTTAAGTCCT
Proteins encoded in this region:
- the panB gene encoding 3-methyl-2-oxobutanoate hydroxymethyltransferase is translated as MITLQKLISMKGKEPIVMITAYDAPFARIVHEAGVDIILVGDSVGNNVLGYKDTLPVTMEDMLRHVQAVRRGAPDAFIVADMPFLSYQCSADEAVLNAGRFLKEAGANAVKIEGGSFFAPLVERLVKCGIPVMGHLGLTPQSINVFGGYKVQGKDEKSAQFLIQEAKALESAGVFAIVLEMVAEETAKAITESVKVPTIGIGSGRFCDGQVLVLHDVLGLNPDFLPKFAKRYANLYEEALKAVKTYILDVRSRTFPTEENVFKRG